The following are encoded in a window of Paraburkholderia sp. HP33-1 genomic DNA:
- a CDS encoding AAA family ATPase gives MSLLVFFCGHAGTGKTTLAKKLLGPLMKASGTPFCLLDKDTLYGRYSAAAMGMLTGDPNDRDSPLFLQHLREPEYRGLIDTARDNLELGVSALVVGPLSREVRERRLFDHAWLGVAPDVNLRVVWVQTSEDVARQRIVARADPNDAYKLAHWDDYRQRRFVPSGASRKGLLTFDNTAPTPADYEALVARIVAE, from the coding sequence GTGAGTTTGCTGGTTTTCTTTTGCGGCCATGCGGGCACGGGCAAAACGACGCTTGCGAAAAAGCTGCTCGGCCCGCTGATGAAAGCGAGCGGCACCCCCTTCTGCCTGCTCGACAAGGACACGCTGTACGGCCGCTACAGCGCGGCCGCGATGGGCATGCTGACCGGCGATCCGAACGATCGCGACAGTCCCCTGTTCCTCCAGCATCTACGTGAGCCCGAGTATCGCGGCCTCATCGACACCGCGCGCGACAATCTCGAACTTGGCGTCAGCGCGTTGGTCGTCGGCCCGCTCTCGCGCGAGGTGCGCGAGCGGCGTCTGTTCGATCATGCGTGGCTGGGCGTCGCGCCGGACGTGAACCTGCGCGTCGTGTGGGTGCAGACGTCGGAGGACGTGGCGCGGCAACGGATCGTCGCGCGCGCCGATCCCAACGATGCGTACAAGCTCGCGCACTGGGACGACTACCGGCAGCGCCGCTTCGTGCCGAGCGGCGCGAGCCGCAAAGGTCTGCTCACGTTCGACAATACCGCGCCGACGCCGGCAGACTACGAAGCGCTCGTTGCGCGGATCGTGGCTGAGTGA
- a CDS encoding DUF2846 domain-containing protein, translating into MPVRLSCRGRAARIAGAARCASLAACVVLTAFTLAGCESTPAEPVPFKPVPAERIVRQGYTQPGPGLVAVDVRRERSRDVIVRFRNALVYLDGERVTDLMNGEHVVFYLPPGAHRIGVSTQFDPVVELNFMVTADPRYTNRASVTFNDDHRIGLQRVAQ; encoded by the coding sequence ATGCCGGTGCGCCTGTCTTGCCGCGGCCGAGCCGCACGGATTGCCGGGGCCGCACGCTGCGCCAGCCTGGCCGCATGCGTCGTGCTCACCGCGTTCACGCTGGCCGGCTGCGAATCGACCCCCGCCGAGCCGGTGCCGTTCAAACCGGTGCCGGCCGAGCGCATCGTCAGACAGGGCTATACGCAACCGGGGCCCGGCCTCGTCGCGGTGGACGTGCGGCGCGAGCGTTCGCGCGACGTGATCGTGCGGTTCCGCAACGCGCTCGTTTATCTCGACGGCGAGCGCGTGACCGACCTGATGAACGGCGAGCACGTGGTCTTCTATCTGCCGCCCGGCGCGCATCGGATCGGCGTCTCGACGCAGTTCGATCCGGTCGTCGAGCTGAACTTCATGGTGACGGCCGACCCGCGCTACACGAACCGCGCATCGGTCACGTTCAACGACGATCATCGCATCGGCCTGCAGCGGGTCGCGCAGTAG
- a CDS encoding DUF3022 domain-containing protein, with translation MEAYQYDCAHPEFEELARVISDLFPEQTQFIERAADDGTPALTIHWVAMRFGSTARRIVMTVAIAPAALARYRAMPARLRGRSFAVLRAYVEASLGSLEEMYANGEAVPREVTVDLGDEFA, from the coding sequence ATGGAAGCTTACCAATACGACTGCGCGCATCCGGAGTTCGAAGAGCTCGCGCGCGTCATCAGCGATCTGTTTCCCGAGCAGACGCAGTTCATCGAGCGTGCGGCCGACGACGGCACGCCCGCGCTGACGATTCACTGGGTAGCGATGCGCTTCGGTTCGACCGCGCGCCGTATCGTGATGACGGTCGCGATCGCGCCGGCGGCGCTCGCGCGTTATCGCGCGATGCCGGCGCGGCTGCGTGGCCGCAGCTTCGCGGTATTGCGCGCGTACGTCGAAGCGAGCCTGGGCTCGCTCGAAGAAATGTACGCGAACGGCGAGGCGGTGCCGCGCGAAGTCACGGTGGATCTCGGCGACGAGTTCGCGTGA
- a CDS encoding sugar ABC transporter ATP-binding protein has protein sequence MDSTDHDALPVVLTVSGIGKTYAEPVLADVSLSLRAGEVLALTGENGAGKSTLSKIIGGLVEPSAGTMRLAGAPYAPASRTEAEALGVRMVMQELNLLPTLSVAENLFLNRLPRAGTFSFGWIDRRRLRENAREAMAQVGLDAIDPDTLVGELGIGHQQMVEIARNLIDDCRVLILDEPTAMLTSREVDLLFEQIDRLKARGVALVYISHRLEELARVAERVAVLRDGRLVQVDAMANLTSEQIVTSMVGRELGEHIDLGERNIGAPLLKVERLARGKVVRDVSFEVRAGEIFGVSGLIGAGRTELLRLIYGADPKDGGSVSLAATPGAPPTPVPIDSPADAVRAGIALITEDRKGEGLLLPQPIAANVSLGNLGSVARHGVVDAKRENALALKQIAAMRIRSSGPAQIVGELSGGNQQKVVIGRWLARDCRVLLFDEPTRGIDVGAKFDIYGLMGALAREGRALVMVSSDLRELMLICDRIGVMSAGRMTGVFERASWSQDALLAAAFAGYRGREALLHTHTADEAGSL, from the coding sequence ATGGATTCAACCGACCACGACGCCTTGCCTGTCGTGCTGACCGTCAGCGGTATCGGCAAGACCTATGCGGAACCGGTGCTCGCCGACGTGTCGCTGTCGCTGCGAGCGGGAGAGGTATTGGCGTTGACCGGCGAGAACGGCGCGGGCAAGAGCACGTTGTCGAAGATCATCGGCGGGCTGGTCGAGCCGAGCGCCGGCACGATGCGGCTTGCCGGCGCGCCGTACGCGCCCGCGAGCCGTACCGAGGCCGAGGCGCTCGGCGTGCGCATGGTGATGCAGGAGTTGAATCTGCTGCCGACGCTGTCGGTTGCCGAGAACCTGTTCCTGAACCGGCTGCCGCGCGCGGGCACGTTCAGCTTCGGCTGGATCGATCGTCGCAGACTGCGCGAGAACGCGCGCGAGGCGATGGCGCAGGTCGGGCTCGATGCGATCGATCCCGACACGCTGGTCGGCGAACTCGGCATCGGTCATCAGCAGATGGTCGAGATCGCCCGCAACCTGATCGACGACTGCCGCGTGCTGATCCTCGACGAACCGACCGCGATGCTGACCTCGCGCGAGGTCGATCTGCTGTTCGAGCAGATCGATCGGCTCAAGGCGCGCGGCGTTGCGCTCGTCTATATCTCGCACCGGCTCGAGGAGCTGGCGCGCGTGGCCGAACGGGTCGCGGTGCTGCGCGACGGCCGCCTCGTGCAGGTCGACGCGATGGCGAACCTGACGAGCGAGCAGATCGTCACGTCGATGGTCGGCCGCGAACTCGGCGAGCATATCGATCTCGGCGAGCGCAACATCGGCGCGCCGCTTCTGAAAGTGGAGCGTCTCGCGCGCGGCAAGGTCGTGCGCGACGTGTCGTTCGAGGTGCGCGCGGGCGAGATTTTCGGCGTGAGCGGCCTGATCGGCGCGGGCCGCACCGAGTTGCTGCGGCTCATTTACGGCGCCGATCCGAAGGACGGCGGCAGCGTGTCGCTCGCCGCGACGCCGGGCGCGCCGCCCACGCCAGTGCCGATCGACTCGCCTGCGGACGCGGTGCGCGCGGGCATCGCGCTGATCACCGAAGACCGTAAGGGCGAAGGCCTGCTGCTGCCACAACCGATCGCAGCCAACGTATCGCTTGGCAATCTCGGCAGCGTCGCGCGGCACGGCGTGGTCGACGCGAAGCGCGAGAACGCGCTGGCGCTCAAGCAGATCGCCGCGATGCGCATTCGCAGCTCGGGGCCCGCGCAGATCGTCGGTGAACTGTCGGGCGGCAACCAGCAGAAAGTCGTGATCGGCCGCTGGCTCGCGCGCGACTGTCGCGTGCTGTTGTTCGACGAACCGACGCGCGGCATCGACGTCGGCGCGAAGTTCGATATTTACGGCCTGATGGGCGCGCTCGCTCGCGAGGGGCGCGCGCTCGTCATGGTGTCGAGCGATCTGCGCGAGCTGATGCTGATCTGCGACCGGATCGGTGTGATGTCCGCAGGCCGCATGACGGGCGTGTTCGAGCGCGCGAGCTGGAGCCAGGATGCGCTGCTCGCGGCCGCGTTCGCCGGCTACCGGGGCCGCGAAGCGCTCCTGCACACGCACACCGCCGACGAAGCAGGGAGTCTGTGA
- a CDS encoding LacI family DNA-binding transcriptional regulator yields MATIKDVAAVAGVSFTTVSHVVNNSRPVSADVRAKVEHAIRQLHYVPSAVARSLKARSTATIGLVVPNSTNPYFAELARGIEDGCARNGYCVFFCNSDDDPAKQRNYLRVLQEKRIDGLIVASAGDDAVLAQTLAYSREPLVVVDRNIEGINADLVQIDHEKGAYLATRHLLELGHVRIGCITGQVHTAVSAMRVHGFIRAMAECGIEIPADAIVESDFSGAGGYRAAAQLFDTVRPSAIFAGNDMMGIGALRAAAERNISVPRDCSIIGFDDIELGRFTFPALSTVGQSVRALGDTAAQTLIERIAEASSNNTARAPARRHVVSPRLIVRESTATWAGDVHRDLAA; encoded by the coding sequence ATGGCGACGATCAAGGATGTGGCGGCCGTGGCAGGTGTGTCGTTTACGACGGTATCGCACGTCGTAAACAACTCGCGGCCGGTGTCGGCCGATGTGCGCGCGAAAGTCGAGCACGCGATCCGTCAACTGCACTATGTGCCGTCGGCGGTCGCGCGTTCGCTGAAGGCGCGCTCGACCGCGACGATCGGACTGGTGGTGCCGAACAGCACCAACCCGTATTTCGCGGAGCTCGCGCGCGGCATCGAGGACGGCTGCGCGCGCAACGGCTACTGCGTGTTCTTCTGCAATTCCGACGACGACCCCGCGAAGCAGCGCAACTATCTGCGCGTGCTGCAGGAAAAGCGCATCGACGGGCTGATCGTCGCGTCCGCCGGCGACGACGCGGTCCTGGCGCAGACGCTTGCCTACTCGCGCGAGCCGCTGGTCGTGGTGGACCGCAACATCGAAGGGATCAACGCGGACCTCGTGCAGATCGATCACGAGAAGGGCGCGTATCTGGCCACGCGGCACCTGCTGGAGCTCGGGCATGTGCGGATCGGCTGCATCACGGGGCAGGTGCATACCGCGGTCAGCGCGATGCGCGTGCACGGCTTCATTCGCGCGATGGCCGAGTGCGGCATCGAGATTCCGGCCGATGCGATCGTCGAAAGCGATTTTTCGGGAGCGGGCGGATACCGCGCGGCCGCGCAGTTGTTCGACACGGTCAGGCCGTCGGCGATTTTCGCGGGCAACGACATGATGGGCATCGGCGCGCTGCGCGCGGCGGCTGAGCGCAATATCAGCGTGCCGCGCGACTGCTCGATCATCGGTTTCGACGATATCGAACTGGGCCGCTTTACGTTCCCGGCGCTGTCGACGGTCGGGCAGTCGGTGCGCGCGCTCGGCGACACGGCCGCGCAAACGCTGATCGAGCGCATCGCCGAGGCATCGTCGAATAACACCGCGCGGGCGCCGGCGCGCCGGCACGTGGTGTCGCCGCGGCTGATCGTGCGCGAATCCACCGCGACATGGGCGGGCGACGTGCACCGAGATCTGGCGGCTTGA
- a CDS encoding PGDYG domain-containing protein, with protein MTELRNLDLRDDPHAQRVVKDETVSVEFAAAEGQLMSLEGPNRYVRGDALITGSTGDRWVVSRERFDPKYVPADAALAHGEAGAYRNRPAVVLARRMDEAFSLARSAGGGDVLNGAAGDWVMQYAPGDYGVVQAARFEKVYRLAD; from the coding sequence ATGACCGAACTCAGGAATCTCGATCTGCGTGACGATCCGCACGCTCAACGCGTCGTCAAGGACGAAACGGTAAGCGTCGAATTCGCCGCCGCCGAAGGCCAGTTGATGAGCCTCGAAGGCCCGAACCGCTATGTGCGCGGCGACGCGCTGATCACCGGCTCGACCGGCGACCGCTGGGTCGTGTCGCGCGAGCGTTTCGACCCGAAGTACGTGCCCGCCGATGCCGCGCTCGCGCACGGCGAAGCCGGTGCCTATCGCAACCGCCCGGCGGTCGTGCTGGCTCGCCGGATGGACGAGGCCTTCTCGCTCGCGCGCTCGGCCGGCGGCGGCGACGTGCTGAACGGCGCGGCCGGCGACTGGGTCATGCAGTACGCGCCCGGCGACTATGGCGTCGTGCAGGCCGCGCGCTTTGAGAAGGTCTATCGCCTCGCGGATTGA
- the corA gene encoding magnesium/cobalt transporter CorA: MLINCAAYQDGRKLADIDIDSISDYVARPECFVWVALKDPSPDELAVMKDEFNLHELAIEDAQHGHQRPKIEEYGDSLFAVMHTVEMDEQGELVIGEVAVFVGANYVLSVRRGARTGFQSVRARCEREPHLLTEGSAFVLYALLDDVVDRYFPVIETMSAELEALEDRIFDKNDSAASREIIQDLYTMKRRLVSMQHHIVPLQEAIGKLTGGRVPSICASMQEYFRDVYDHLDRIARNIEGRREMVVTAVQVNLGMISLAESEITKRLGSFAALFAVPTMIAGIYGMNFERIPELHFRYGYPVVLAVMLAIDFVLYRRFRKAGWL; the protein is encoded by the coding sequence ATGCTGATCAATTGTGCCGCCTATCAGGACGGCCGGAAACTTGCTGACATCGATATCGACAGCATCAGCGACTACGTCGCGCGGCCCGAATGTTTCGTCTGGGTCGCGCTGAAAGACCCAAGCCCCGACGAACTCGCGGTGATGAAAGACGAGTTCAATCTGCACGAGCTCGCGATCGAAGACGCGCAGCACGGCCATCAGCGCCCGAAAATCGAGGAGTACGGCGATTCGCTATTTGCCGTGATGCACACGGTCGAGATGGACGAGCAAGGCGAACTGGTGATCGGCGAAGTCGCTGTGTTCGTCGGCGCCAACTACGTGCTGTCGGTGCGCCGCGGCGCGCGCACCGGCTTTCAGAGCGTGCGGGCACGTTGCGAGCGCGAGCCGCATCTGCTGACGGAGGGCTCGGCGTTCGTGCTGTACGCGCTGCTCGACGACGTGGTCGACCGTTATTTCCCGGTCATCGAGACAATGAGCGCTGAGCTCGAAGCGCTGGAAGACCGCATCTTCGACAAGAACGATTCGGCCGCCTCGCGCGAGATCATCCAGGACCTGTACACGATGAAGCGCCGGCTCGTGAGCATGCAGCACCATATCGTGCCGTTGCAGGAGGCGATCGGCAAACTGACGGGCGGGCGCGTTCCGAGCATCTGCGCGAGCATGCAGGAGTACTTCCGCGACGTCTATGACCACCTCGACCGGATCGCCAGGAACATTGAAGGGCGACGCGAAATGGTCGTTACGGCGGTGCAGGTGAACCTCGGCATGATCTCGCTCGCCGAGAGCGAGATCACCAAGCGGCTCGGCTCGTTCGCGGCGCTTTTCGCAGTGCCGACGATGATCGCCGGCATCTACGGGATGAACTTCGAGCGCATTCCCGAGCTGCATTTCAGGTACGGCTATCCGGTCGTCCTCGCGGTGATGCTGGCGATCGACTTCGTGCTGTATCGGCGATTTCGCAAGGCCGGCTGGCTGTAG
- a CDS encoding saccharopine dehydrogenase family protein — MKVAIVGAGLIGHTIAHMLRETGDYEVVAFDRDQHALDKLAAQGIPTRRIDSADAAVLRAAIQGFDVLINALPYYLAVSVASAAKGAGVHYFDLTEDVRATHAIRAIAEDADHAFMPQCGLAPGFIGIAAHELANRFTEIRDVKMRVGALPEFPTNALKYNLTWSVDGLINEYCQPCEAIRDGRTQWVQPLEGLEHFSLDGTEYEAFNTSGGLGTLCETLSGRVESLDYKSVRYPGHRNLMQFLLEDLRLSSDRDTLKTIMRRSVPSTAQDVVLVFITVSGMRDGQLVQEVFTRKIFAKTVCGVPMSAIQITTAGAMCAVLDLFRERKLPQKGFVRQEQVSLGDFLENRFGKLYEGQSLEAMATV; from the coding sequence ATGAAAGTAGCGATCGTTGGCGCAGGTCTGATCGGACACACCATTGCCCATATGTTGCGCGAGACGGGCGACTATGAAGTCGTCGCGTTCGACCGCGATCAGCACGCGCTCGACAAGCTCGCCGCCCAGGGCATTCCGACGCGCCGCATCGATTCCGCCGACGCCGCCGTGCTGCGCGCCGCGATCCAGGGCTTCGACGTGCTGATCAACGCGCTGCCGTACTACCTTGCGGTCAGCGTCGCATCGGCCGCGAAGGGCGCGGGCGTGCATTACTTCGACCTGACCGAGGACGTGCGCGCGACGCACGCGATCCGCGCGATCGCCGAAGATGCCGATCACGCCTTCATGCCGCAGTGCGGTCTCGCGCCGGGCTTTATCGGCATTGCCGCGCACGAGCTCGCGAACCGCTTCACGGAAATCCGCGACGTGAAGATGCGCGTCGGCGCGCTGCCCGAATTTCCGACCAATGCGCTGAAGTACAACCTGACGTGGAGCGTCGACGGCCTGATCAACGAGTACTGCCAGCCGTGCGAGGCGATCCGCGACGGCCGCACGCAGTGGGTGCAGCCGCTCGAAGGACTCGAGCATTTCTCGCTCGACGGCACCGAGTACGAAGCGTTCAACACGTCGGGCGGCCTGGGCACGCTGTGCGAAACGCTGTCGGGCCGCGTCGAATCGCTCGACTACAAGTCGGTGCGCTACCCGGGCCATCGCAACCTGATGCAGTTCCTGCTGGAAGACCTGCGTCTGTCGAGCGACCGCGATACGCTGAAAACCATCATGCGCCGCTCGGTGCCATCGACCGCGCAGGACGTCGTGCTCGTGTTCATCACGGTGAGCGGTATGCGCGACGGTCAGCTCGTGCAGGAGGTGTTCACGCGCAAGATCTTCGCGAAGACCGTTTGCGGCGTGCCGATGAGCGCGATTCAGATCACGACCGCCGGCGCGATGTGCGCGGTGCTCGATCTGTTCCGCGAGCGCAAACTGCCGCAAAAGGGCTTCGTGCGCCAGGAGCAGGTGTCGCTCGGCGATTTTCTGGAGAACCGCTTCGGCAAGCTGTACGAAGGGCAGTCGCTGGAGGCGATGGCGACGGTTTGA
- a CDS encoding Lrp/AsnC family transcriptional regulator — protein MRPPRLDQLDDLDRNLVALLQANARESVANLARQLGVARTTVIARIARLERSNVIAGYSVRLGQDVLDSSIVAYVGIIIAPKHGPAVQKRLAKMPEVQLLCAVSGEFDYVAWLRADSPERLNDLLDQIGGLEGVERTTTSIILARKIDRGTV, from the coding sequence ATGAGACCTCCGCGCCTCGACCAGCTCGACGACCTCGACCGTAACCTCGTTGCATTGCTGCAAGCCAACGCGCGTGAAAGTGTCGCGAATCTCGCGCGGCAGCTCGGCGTCGCGCGCACGACCGTGATCGCGCGCATCGCGCGGCTCGAGCGCAGCAACGTGATCGCCGGCTACAGCGTGCGGCTTGGCCAGGACGTGCTCGATTCGAGCATCGTCGCGTATGTCGGCATCATCATCGCGCCGAAGCACGGGCCGGCCGTGCAGAAGCGCCTCGCCAAAATGCCCGAAGTGCAACTGCTGTGCGCGGTGAGCGGCGAGTTCGACTATGTGGCATGGCTGCGCGCCGATTCGCCGGAACGGCTCAACGATCTGCTCGATCAGATCGGTGGGCTCGAAGGCGTCGAGCGGACCACGACGTCGATCATTCTCGCGCGCAAGATCGACCGCGGTACGGTCTGA
- the cydX gene encoding cytochrome bd-I oxidase subunit CydX → MWYFTWILGVGVALAFGIINVMWLETNGKFARDPRPDAAAAPHEDKPA, encoded by the coding sequence ATGTGGTATTTCACCTGGATTCTCGGCGTGGGTGTGGCGCTCGCCTTCGGCATCATCAACGTGATGTGGCTGGAGACCAACGGCAAGTTCGCGCGCGACCCGCGCCCCGATGCCGCCGCAGCACCACATGAGGACAAGCCTGCGTGA
- a CDS encoding Spy/CpxP family protein refolding chaperone produces the protein MKKALVMLATAVSMGGAFAQTAAPAAAPDTAASASAAKAGHERNVEDRIAYLHSQLKITPAQEAQWKTFADVMRSNGETMSQLFQQRKEATNVSALDDMKQYAMIAQAHADGMKKLVDAFDPLYSSLSPEQKKLADATFHRGGPEGGHHRGHHGNGGKPAADAASDATEKP, from the coding sequence ATGAAAAAAGCACTGGTTATGCTGGCTACGGCCGTTTCGATGGGCGGCGCGTTCGCCCAAACCGCCGCGCCGGCCGCGGCGCCGGACACCGCGGCCTCGGCCTCGGCGGCTAAAGCCGGCCACGAACGCAACGTCGAAGACCGCATCGCCTATCTGCACTCGCAACTGAAGATCACCCCTGCTCAGGAAGCGCAATGGAAGACGTTCGCCGACGTCATGCGCAGCAACGGCGAGACGATGAGCCAGCTGTTCCAGCAGCGCAAAGAGGCCACCAACGTGAGCGCGCTCGACGACATGAAACAGTACGCAATGATCGCGCAGGCGCATGCGGACGGCATGAAGAAGCTCGTCGATGCGTTCGATCCGCTGTATAGCAGCCTGTCGCCGGAGCAGAAGAAACTCGCCGACGCGACGTTCCACCGGGGCGGCCCCGAGGGTGGTCATCATCGCGGCCACCATGGCAACGGCGGCAAACCCGCGGCCGATGCCGCTAGCGACGCCACCGAGAAGCCGTAA
- a CDS encoding sugar ABC transporter substrate-binding protein, which yields MSHRTRRRILAAAVLATASAVLPFSAAYAQNAPAHKPKVALVMKSLANEFFLTMETGAKDYQKHNPDKFDLITNGIKDETDTANQIRIVEQMIVSKVDAIVLAPADSKALVPVVKKAVDAGIIVVNIDNRLDQDVLKSKDLNVPFVGPDNRKGARMVGDYLAKSVKSGDEVGILEGVSTTTNAQQRTAGFKDAMQTVGTKVVSVQSGEWEIDKGNAVASAMLNEYPNLKALLAGNDNMAIGAVSAVRAAGKQGKVLVVGYDNINAIHPMLKDGRVLATADQFAAKQAVFGIDTALKALSENRKQSQLSGVVETPVVLVTKDTLK from the coding sequence ATGAGCCATCGAACCCGCCGTCGCATTCTTGCCGCCGCAGTTCTCGCCACCGCCTCCGCTGTCCTGCCTTTTTCCGCCGCCTACGCGCAGAACGCGCCGGCTCATAAGCCCAAGGTCGCGCTCGTGATGAAGTCGCTCGCCAACGAGTTCTTCCTGACCATGGAGACCGGCGCGAAGGACTATCAGAAGCACAACCCCGACAAGTTCGACCTGATCACGAACGGCATCAAGGATGAAACCGACACCGCCAACCAGATCCGCATCGTCGAGCAGATGATCGTGTCGAAGGTCGACGCGATCGTGCTCGCGCCGGCCGATTCGAAGGCGCTCGTGCCGGTCGTCAAGAAGGCGGTCGACGCGGGCATCATCGTCGTCAACATCGACAACCGGCTCGATCAGGACGTGCTGAAGTCGAAAGATCTGAACGTGCCGTTCGTCGGCCCTGACAACCGCAAGGGCGCGCGCATGGTCGGCGATTACCTCGCGAAAAGCGTCAAGTCCGGCGATGAGGTCGGCATTCTCGAAGGCGTCTCGACCACCACCAACGCGCAGCAGCGTACCGCGGGCTTCAAGGACGCGATGCAGACAGTCGGCACGAAGGTCGTGTCGGTGCAGTCGGGCGAGTGGGAAATCGACAAGGGCAACGCGGTCGCGTCGGCGATGCTCAACGAATATCCGAACCTGAAGGCGCTGCTCGCCGGCAACGACAACATGGCGATCGGCGCGGTGTCGGCCGTGCGTGCGGCCGGCAAGCAGGGCAAGGTGCTGGTGGTCGGCTACGACAACATCAACGCGATCCATCCGATGCTGAAGGATGGCCGCGTGCTCGCCACCGCCGACCAGTTCGCGGCGAAGCAGGCCGTGTTCGGCATCGATACCGCGTTGAAGGCGTTGAGCGAAAACAGGAAGCAGTCGCAGTTGTCGGGCGTCGTCGAAACACCGGTCGTTCTGGTGACGAAGGACACCCTTAAATAA
- a CDS encoding ABC transporter permease: MTDQSWRDAAGVKQGGKQGGKQGGQQAGAPDAPLVTPPADPSAPLASGKPAGTRLGFSNYLGLAGALLAMIVLFSLLSSHFLTYDTFSTIANQIPDLVVMSVGMTFVLIIAGIDLSVGSVLALGASVVSVVTLKWGWGPAAGALLGVAVAALTGTVTGAVTVGWRIPSFIVSLGVLEAARGLAYQMTNSRTAYIGDAFDFLSNPIALGISPAFLIAVAVMVIAQLVLTRTVFGRYLVGIGTNEEAVRLAGVNPRPYKVIVFALMGALSGLAALFQISRLEAADPNAGVGLELQVIAAVVIGGTSLMGGRGSVISTFFGVLIISVLAAGLAQIGANEPTKRMITGAVIVVAVVLDTYRSRRKRA, encoded by the coding sequence ATGACCGATCAATCGTGGCGCGATGCGGCTGGTGTCAAACAGGGCGGCAAACAGGGCGGCAAGCAGGGCGGCCAGCAGGCTGGCGCGCCGGACGCGCCTCTTGTGACGCCGCCCGCCGACCCGTCGGCGCCGCTCGCGAGCGGCAAGCCGGCCGGCACGCGGCTCGGCTTTTCGAACTACCTCGGACTCGCCGGCGCGCTGCTCGCGATGATCGTGCTGTTCTCGCTGCTGAGTTCGCACTTTCTGACCTACGACACGTTCAGCACGATCGCGAACCAGATTCCGGATCTCGTCGTGATGTCGGTCGGCATGACCTTCGTGCTGATCATCGCGGGAATCGATCTGTCGGTGGGTTCGGTGCTCGCGCTCGGGGCGTCGGTGGTCAGCGTCGTGACGCTGAAGTGGGGCTGGGGGCCGGCCGCGGGCGCGTTGCTCGGTGTAGCGGTCGCGGCGCTGACCGGCACCGTGACCGGCGCGGTGACGGTGGGCTGGCGGATTCCGTCGTTCATCGTGTCGCTTGGCGTGCTCGAGGCCGCGCGCGGCCTGGCGTATCAGATGACCAATTCGCGCACCGCGTATATCGGCGATGCGTTCGATTTTCTGTCGAACCCGATCGCGCTCGGCATCTCGCCGGCCTTCCTGATCGCGGTCGCGGTGATGGTGATCGCGCAGCTGGTGCTGACGCGCACGGTGTTCGGTCGTTATCTGGTCGGCATCGGCACCAACGAGGAAGCGGTGCGGCTCGCGGGCGTCAATCCGCGGCCGTACAAGGTCATCGTGTTCGCGTTGATGGGCGCGCTGTCGGGACTCGCGGCGCTGTTCCAGATCTCGCGGCTCGAGGCGGCCGATCCGAATGCGGGCGTCGGCCTGGAGCTGCAGGTAATCGCGGCGGTCGTGATTGGCGGCACGAGTCTGATGGGCGGGCGCGGTTCGGTGATCAGCACGTTCTTCGGCGTGCTGATCATTTCGGTGCTGGCGGCTGGCCTCGCGCAGATCGGTGCGAACGAGCCGACCAAGCGGATGATCACCGGCGCGGTGATCGTGGTGGCGGTGGTGCTCGATACGTACCGCAGCCGCCGCAAACGCGCCTGA